One part of the Microbulbifer sp. THAF38 genome encodes these proteins:
- a CDS encoding zinc metalloprotease, which yields MSKTALSVSMKTVLSLCLLTSSAIGLAENISDAERSNGKAKYKHCGTQHPSIQEAALKEQHFTALRQKSSVADGGHTLRPNGSVSIDVYFHVITDSSNNGSLPSNVINAQMDVLNNAYANTPFTFNLVSTSVTANNSWYNVGYGSSAENNMKNALRVGDAGDLNIYVAEISDGLLGWATFPSSYASDPFDDGVVILTGSVPGGDAAPYNEGDTLTHEVGHWLGLYHTFQGGCGGRGDYVSDTPAERSAAYGCPIGRDSCTRGRNADGLDPVTNFMDYTDDSCMYEFTEGQATRADQQSATYRGL from the coding sequence ATGAGTAAGACTGCTCTCTCAGTTTCAATGAAAACTGTATTGTCTCTTTGTCTGTTAACTTCATCCGCTATTGGTCTCGCTGAAAATATTTCAGACGCTGAGCGTAGTAATGGCAAAGCAAAATATAAGCACTGTGGTACTCAGCATCCATCTATTCAGGAGGCCGCGCTGAAAGAGCAGCATTTTACTGCTTTGCGTCAGAAATCATCTGTTGCTGATGGAGGCCACACATTACGGCCTAATGGCTCCGTTAGTATTGATGTGTACTTCCATGTGATTACTGATTCCTCCAATAATGGATCCCTCCCCAGCAATGTTATCAATGCACAAATGGATGTTCTGAATAATGCATATGCAAATACCCCCTTCACTTTTAATCTAGTTTCTACATCGGTAACGGCTAATAATTCTTGGTATAACGTGGGTTATGGTTCCTCCGCAGAGAATAATATGAAAAATGCTTTGCGCGTTGGTGATGCTGGAGATTTAAATATTTATGTAGCTGAAATTAGTGACGGTTTGTTGGGGTGGGCAACTTTTCCAAGCAGCTATGCCTCAGATCCCTTCGATGATGGGGTGGTGATTTTAACTGGATCGGTGCCTGGTGGTGATGCGGCCCCTTACAATGAAGGTGACACTTTGACTCATGAAGTTGGTCATTGGTTGGGTCTTTACCATACTTTCCAAGGGGGATGTGGAGGCAGGGGGGACTATGTTTCAGATACTCCCGCAGAAAGATCTGCCGCCTATGGCTGTCCGATAGGGCGGGATTCCTGTACACGGGGAAGAAATGCTGATGGGCTGGACCCGGTGACAAACTTTATGGATTACACCGACGATAGCTGCATGTATGAGTTCACTGAAGGGCAGGCCACACGAGCAGACCAGCAAAGCGCGACTTATCGCGGGCTTTAG